The Helicobacter sp. MIT 05-5293 genomic sequence ACAGCTTTGAGAGCGGTTTGTCCTGAAGCATCGCAATGTCAAAAAAGGTTATATCGTTAGGTTTAAAGTAGGTTTTCAAGGTTTTTGTATCAATGCGGTAGATTCTCACATCAAGCTGATAAATGGTGTAATGATGCTTAAAGTCGCCCACAAAGGCGTATGATTCTAAGTCATTACAATGAGCAGGGAGCAAAGGGAGATTATACAACCCATAATAGAGCTTTTCTTGACTTTGCACAAAGGCGATTTTACCCTTTGTATCGATACATAGGGCGAGATTAAGAATCTGTCTTTTCAGCGTGTTTTTCTTGGGCTTGGGATAGAGGTGAGGTTGTATCTTCCCTGCACATATTGGATTGAGAGGACACAGCAGACACGAGGGATTCTTTGCGGTGCAAATGAGTGCGCCTAAATCCATTAAGGCTTGATTATGATTAAACGCATCGGAGGGATTAAGAATCTGCGCGGCAAGGTCTTGCAAAGTTTTTTGAGTGGGAGAAGATAGAGCATAGATGCGACAAAGAATGCGCGCGATATTGCTATCGACAAAGCTTACTATTTGTCTGTAACCAAAGCACAAAATCGCCCCAGCGGTGTAATCCCCGATACCTTTTAAGCCTAAAAGCTTTTGTTTGTCGCAAGGCAGTTTGCCCTCATAATGTTTGACGCATAATTTCGCGCTATGGTGGAGATGTCTCGCGCGACTATAATAGCCTAGTCCCTCCCAAGATTTGAGCACTTTGGATTCATCTGCGTATGCAAGTGAGGCAAGAGTAGGGTATTGTTGCATAAAGGGTGTATAGAATCGCTCCAGCACGGTTTTGACTTGTGTTTGTTGTAACATTACTTCACTGACATACACGCCATAAGGCGCATTTTCTCCGCTTAGATGACGCCAAGGGAGAGAATGTCGCCCATAGGTGGCATACCATTGCAGTAGATTCTGATGAAGTAATGCTAGATTCATAGGTATTTATAGCCTTATTGAGATAAGGCTTTGCTGTCCTTAAAGTAAGTTAAAAGCTGATTATAACATTTGAAGTATTAAAGCAATTTGAGTAAGATTCTATATAAAAAGGAAATCGCATTAATGCTTCGCTATATTGTTTTAAGAATCTTCTATATCATACCGATTGTTTTGGTTGCTTCTTTTGCGATTTTTATGTTGTTGCGTCTGAATAATACCGACCCCGTGGCGTCTTACTTGATACATTCCAATCTCCCTGCCACACCCGAAATGAT encodes the following:
- the mutY gene encoding A/G-specific adenine glycosylase, whose protein sequence is MNLALLHQNLLQWYATYGRHSLPWRHLSGENAPYGVYVSEVMLQQTQVKTVLERFYTPFMQQYPTLASLAYADESKVLKSWEGLGYYSRARHLHHSAKLCVKHYEGKLPCDKQKLLGLKGIGDYTAGAILCFGYRQIVSFVDSNIARILCRIYALSSPTQKTLQDLAAQILNPSDAFNHNQALMDLGALICTAKNPSCLLCPLNPICAGKIQPHLYPKPKKNTLKRQILNLALCIDTKGKIAFVQSQEKLYYGLYNLPLLPAHCNDLESYAFVGDFKHHYTIYQLDVRIYRIDTKTLKTYFKPNDITFFDIAMLQDKPLSKLCIKALQKAGLMQ